The Mycolicibacterium flavescens genome has a segment encoding these proteins:
- the mbtH_3 gene encoding MbtH-like protein produces MSERPFDDENGNLLVVVNDEAQHGVWPAFAAVSAGWRVVHGGADRVTCLDYLEQNWSETRLKSLRTRLRAHQA; encoded by the coding sequence ATGAGCGAGCGCCCGTTCGACGACGAAAACGGCAATTTGCTCGTCGTGGTCAACGACGAGGCGCAGCACGGCGTGTGGCCGGCCTTCGCGGCGGTCTCAGCTGGCTGGAGGGTGGTTCACGGGGGAGCGGACCGCGTTACGTGTCTGGACTACCTCGAACAGAACTGGTCTGAAACACGGCTGAAGAGCCTGCGCACGCGGCTCAGGGCACACCAAGCCTGA
- a CDS encoding O-methyltransferase involved in polyketide biosynthesis: protein MLYLRACESRSAQPILDDQLAAQHVARIDYDWERVHRAVRPAINQFGVALRGAQFDALVTNYLAAHQNATVLHLGCGLHSRATRLTIPPGVRWFDVDLPQVIALRRQLYAESGRYHMIGSSVTDPLWLDQIPKGGPALIVAEGVLMYLTPDDLKRLLPQLLDRFDSGELLADLLSPWGPRLSRSGIIKWGTRDGREITRWDARLRLIDDSSVIAGFEKIPLTTPRLLYRIQSLIRTTRNYDRLFQYRF from the coding sequence ATGCTTTACCTGCGGGCCTGCGAGAGCCGATCGGCCCAACCGATACTGGACGACCAGCTCGCCGCACAGCACGTCGCACGCATCGATTACGACTGGGAGCGTGTCCACCGTGCCGTACGCCCGGCGATCAATCAGTTCGGCGTGGCATTGCGTGGCGCGCAGTTCGACGCACTGGTCACCAACTACCTGGCCGCCCATCAGAATGCCACCGTACTGCATCTAGGTTGTGGATTGCATAGCCGCGCAACACGTTTGACAATACCCCCTGGCGTGAGATGGTTCGACGTCGACTTGCCGCAAGTGATCGCGTTGCGTCGGCAGCTGTACGCCGAGTCCGGTCGCTATCACATGATCGGTTCGTCGGTCACCGACCCGTTGTGGCTTGACCAGATCCCGAAAGGCGGTCCCGCTCTGATCGTCGCAGAGGGTGTTCTGATGTATCTCACGCCGGATGACCTGAAGCGGCTGCTGCCCCAGCTACTCGATCGCTTCGATAGCGGAGAGCTCCTCGCCGACCTCCTGTCGCCCTGGGGACCTCGACTGTCCAGATCGGGCATCATCAAATGGGGCACGCGCGACGGTCGGGAGATCACCCGGTGGGATGCCCGACTACGCCTGATCGACGACAGCTCGGTCATCGCTGGATTCGAAAAAATACCGCTCACGACCCCGCGACTTCTGTACCGGATACAGAGCCTGATCCGCACGACCCGAAATTACGATCGACTCTTCCAATACAGGTTCTAG
- the kojP_2 gene encoding glycosyl hydrolase: MAAHPEFEIAPWELRWSGFDLDLLPDVESIFALSNGHIGLRGSLDEGEPVGTPGTFLNGFYENHELPYAEGGYGYPEDGQTIVNVTDGKIIQLFVQDSPMDMRYGRVVEHEHILDFRTGTLRRNTVWASQTGRCVRISSERLVSFTQRAVAAIRYEVEPLDSSLELVVQSDLLANEAVVTASDDPRLAAALDHPLVAEFAFAERSSAVLVHHTRHSGLRVAAGMDHQLDLPSGSACDIRAEDDLARMTVAVDVAKGQVLRMTKFIAYGWSSRRSTEALRAQVEAALAQAKQTGWDNLLSAQREYLDAFWSHADIEIDGDPELQQAIRYALFQVLQAGARGESRPISAKGLTGTGYGGHAFWDTEIYVLPMLIHTMPEAAAAALRWRHSTLPSAKRRARELAHDGAMFAWRTINGDECSGYWPAGTAAVHVTADIAYATAQYVAATGDRQFENDYGVELLVETARLWVSLGHHDSTGQFRIDGVTGPDEYTALVDNNLFTNLMAQHNLTEAAAACERNPVVARRLGVSAEETAVWRVAASHMVVPFNDDLEVHEQSESFTRMALWNYAETPPSAYPLLLNYPYFELYRTQVVKQADLTLAMYLRGDAFTPQEKLRNFEYYEAQTVRDSSLSACGQGVLAAEVGQLRLAYDYLVETAFIDLHNLHDNVSSGLHIAALAGTWLVCVAGFGGMRCRGDELTFAPALPPALNRLTFRLTWRNSCLAVEVTAHEATYRLQSGDPVHLTHHGQAVTVDNDAVVLPLPKPPPERDIDFPTHRAPYRRA; this comes from the coding sequence ATGGCAGCCCATCCTGAGTTCGAGATTGCCCCCTGGGAACTGCGGTGGTCCGGCTTCGATCTCGATTTGCTGCCGGACGTCGAATCGATCTTCGCCCTCTCGAACGGCCACATCGGTCTGCGTGGATCCCTCGACGAGGGAGAGCCGGTTGGCACACCGGGCACGTTTCTGAACGGGTTCTACGAGAACCACGAATTGCCTTATGCAGAAGGTGGATACGGCTATCCCGAGGATGGCCAGACCATCGTGAACGTAACCGATGGAAAGATCATCCAGCTGTTCGTCCAGGACTCGCCGATGGATATGCGCTACGGCAGGGTGGTCGAACACGAACACATCCTCGACTTCCGGACCGGAACGCTGCGCCGCAACACCGTCTGGGCGTCACAGACCGGACGGTGCGTCCGAATCAGCTCCGAGCGCTTGGTCTCGTTCACCCAGCGCGCGGTGGCCGCGATCCGCTACGAGGTGGAGCCGCTGGACTCGTCCTTGGAACTGGTAGTGCAGTCCGACTTGCTGGCCAACGAGGCGGTGGTCACCGCGAGTGACGATCCGCGGCTGGCGGCCGCACTGGATCATCCCCTGGTCGCTGAATTCGCGTTCGCAGAGCGAAGTTCCGCAGTGCTCGTCCATCACACAAGACATTCCGGATTGCGTGTCGCCGCCGGCATGGATCATCAGCTCGACCTTCCGTCCGGCAGCGCGTGCGATATTCGCGCCGAAGACGACCTGGCGCGCATGACCGTCGCGGTCGACGTCGCCAAGGGCCAGGTACTGCGGATGACGAAGTTCATCGCGTACGGATGGTCGAGCAGACGCTCGACGGAGGCGTTGCGGGCGCAGGTGGAGGCCGCGCTCGCGCAGGCGAAACAGACCGGGTGGGACAATCTTCTGTCAGCGCAACGCGAATACCTCGATGCGTTCTGGTCCCACGCCGATATCGAGATCGACGGCGATCCAGAACTCCAACAGGCGATCCGGTACGCGTTGTTCCAAGTGCTGCAGGCGGGGGCCCGCGGTGAAAGCCGACCCATCTCGGCGAAGGGCCTCACCGGAACCGGATACGGCGGACACGCCTTCTGGGATACCGAAATCTACGTGCTGCCCATGCTGATCCACACCATGCCGGAAGCGGCGGCCGCTGCACTGCGCTGGCGGCACTCCACGTTGCCGAGCGCCAAGCGACGGGCTCGCGAACTCGCCCATGACGGAGCGATGTTCGCGTGGCGGACGATCAACGGTGACGAGTGCTCCGGCTACTGGCCGGCTGGGACGGCGGCCGTGCACGTGACAGCCGACATCGCCTATGCAACAGCGCAATACGTCGCTGCGACCGGAGACCGGCAATTCGAGAACGACTACGGCGTCGAGCTGCTGGTGGAGACCGCACGCCTGTGGGTCAGCCTCGGTCACCACGATTCAACGGGGCAGTTCCGGATCGACGGCGTCACCGGACCTGATGAGTACACCGCGCTGGTGGACAACAACCTGTTCACCAACTTGATGGCCCAACACAATCTCACCGAAGCCGCCGCCGCCTGTGAGCGCAATCCGGTGGTGGCCCGCCGCCTCGGCGTGAGCGCGGAAGAGACCGCGGTATGGCGCGTCGCGGCCTCGCACATGGTGGTGCCGTTCAACGACGACCTCGAAGTGCACGAGCAGTCGGAGAGCTTCACCCGGATGGCCCTGTGGAACTACGCCGAGACGCCGCCGAGCGCGTACCCGCTTCTGCTGAACTACCCGTACTTCGAGCTGTATCGCACCCAGGTCGTCAAGCAGGCGGACCTCACGCTGGCGATGTACTTGCGGGGCGACGCCTTCACTCCGCAGGAAAAGCTGCGCAATTTCGAGTACTACGAAGCGCAGACCGTCCGGGACTCATCGTTGTCGGCCTGCGGACAAGGGGTGCTGGCTGCCGAGGTCGGCCAGCTGCGGCTCGCCTACGACTACTTGGTCGAGACGGCGTTCATCGACCTGCATAACCTCCACGACAACGTGTCCAGCGGGCTGCACATCGCCGCGCTCGCCGGCACGTGGCTGGTCTGCGTGGCGGGCTTCGGCGGAATGCGTTGTCGCGGAGACGAGCTGACGTTCGCCCCCGCACTTCCGCCGGCGCTGAACCGGCTGACGTTCAGGCTCACCTGGCGCAACAGTTGCCTAGCGGTGGAAGTCACCGCGCATGAGGCGACGTATCGCCTTCAGTCGGGTGATCCGGTACACCTCACCCACCACGGTCAGGCGGTGACCGTCGACAACGATGCGGTGGTCCTCCCGCTCCCGAAGCCGCCGCCAGAGCGCGACATCGACTTCCCGACCCACCGCGCGCCGTACCGAAGGGCGTGA
- the ybiR_1 gene encoding anion transporter, producing MSEATLSLVIVGVAVVLFIWNRLPVEVVAIGVALLLYFTGLVDTRTLFSGFGDAVIVFIASLFVVSEGLEASGVTAWVSRTLTRLAGRAYARLTATVMSLGAMVSAVITVNGAAAALVPVTVSVARRARIAPSKVLIPLAFGASAGALLTLGGSPVNVLIYDASRDHGGSGFGYFEFALVGVPLVLVTVLVAVVFGRRLLPERESTTLPSDFSGYLPRLMEHWGLNRRLFRLTIDEGSAAVGVPVRDVVSPHGADSEATGGGDLTLVAAQSRGGRIVDDHHRLEPGDALTVDGNDEVVAAFGKRTGGSVERLPSGQSDDLLGPDTGLAELVVPPRSDWLGQQAFPGLDWSGLTVLSVHRMNSDVGARVVELAQGDTILVHGQWAAIDRLTSSGLLVVDSTEEVRRQTVALNRTAPRALAVLAAMIVLLVTGIVPPAVAALLAALAMVASRVVRTDQVYRAIPWQTIILIGALIPLSTAIQASGAAEQIARPIVDLVGDRSPYLLLAVLFVLTAVLGQFISNVATVLVVIPIAVAAATDSGISVHATLMLVALAGAASLLTPIATPANMIVLNPGGYRFGDYWRLGIVTMVAWFAVAMVVIPVWWPLY from the coding sequence ATGTCTGAAGCAACACTGAGCTTGGTGATCGTCGGGGTCGCCGTCGTGTTGTTCATCTGGAACCGGCTCCCCGTCGAGGTCGTCGCGATCGGTGTGGCGTTGCTGCTGTACTTCACCGGGCTGGTCGACACGAGGACGCTGTTCAGCGGATTCGGCGATGCGGTGATCGTGTTCATCGCGTCGCTCTTCGTGGTCAGCGAGGGCCTCGAGGCATCCGGGGTCACCGCCTGGGTGAGCCGGACGCTGACTCGGTTGGCAGGGCGGGCATACGCCCGCTTGACGGCCACCGTAATGTCTCTCGGCGCAATGGTCAGCGCGGTGATAACCGTCAACGGTGCGGCCGCGGCACTAGTCCCGGTGACGGTGTCGGTGGCGCGACGGGCGCGGATCGCGCCATCGAAAGTATTGATTCCGTTGGCGTTTGGCGCCAGTGCGGGGGCGCTGCTCACGCTGGGCGGCAGCCCGGTGAACGTCCTCATCTACGACGCATCGCGCGACCACGGCGGTTCCGGGTTCGGCTACTTCGAATTCGCGCTGGTCGGTGTCCCGCTGGTGCTCGTGACGGTGCTGGTTGCGGTGGTGTTCGGCCGTCGGTTGTTGCCGGAGCGGGAGTCGACCACCCTGCCCAGCGACTTCAGCGGGTACCTGCCGCGCCTCATGGAGCACTGGGGGCTGAATCGCCGCCTCTTCCGGCTCACGATCGATGAGGGGTCGGCTGCAGTGGGTGTGCCGGTGCGCGACGTTGTCAGTCCGCACGGTGCAGACTCGGAGGCGACCGGCGGCGGGGATCTGACTTTGGTGGCGGCGCAATCGCGCGGCGGTCGGATCGTTGACGACCATCACCGGCTCGAGCCAGGAGATGCGCTCACCGTGGACGGGAACGACGAGGTAGTCGCCGCATTTGGGAAACGCACGGGGGGCTCGGTTGAGCGTCTGCCGAGTGGACAATCCGACGACCTGTTGGGCCCCGACACCGGGCTCGCCGAGCTGGTGGTTCCACCCCGGTCGGACTGGTTGGGGCAGCAGGCTTTCCCCGGGCTCGACTGGAGCGGACTCACCGTCCTGTCCGTGCACCGGATGAACTCCGATGTGGGCGCCCGTGTTGTCGAACTGGCACAGGGCGACACCATCCTGGTCCACGGCCAATGGGCGGCGATCGACCGCTTGACATCGTCGGGCTTGCTTGTCGTGGATTCGACCGAGGAGGTGAGGCGTCAGACGGTTGCGCTGAACCGCACGGCACCCCGAGCGCTTGCTGTGCTCGCGGCGATGATCGTTTTACTCGTGACGGGAATCGTGCCGCCGGCGGTGGCGGCATTGCTGGCCGCACTGGCGATGGTGGCGTCGCGCGTGGTGCGCACGGACCAGGTGTATCGCGCAATCCCATGGCAGACGATCATTCTCATCGGTGCGCTGATCCCGTTGTCCACAGCGATCCAGGCCAGCGGGGCGGCAGAGCAGATCGCCCGTCCGATCGTCGATCTGGTCGGCGACCGCAGCCCCTACCTGTTGCTCGCCGTGCTCTTCGTGCTCACGGCTGTCCTCGGACAGTTCATCTCCAACGTTGCCACGGTGTTGGTCGTGATACCGATCGCGGTGGCTGCGGCCACCGACAGCGGTATCTCAGTGCACGCGACGCTGATGCTCGTGGCGCTCGCGGGTGCGGCATCGCTGCTGACTCCGATCGCCACACCGGCCAACATGATCGTGCTGAACCCGGGTGGTTACCGCTTCGGCGACTACTGGCGGCTGGGCATCGTCACGATGGTGGCGTGGTTCGCGGTCGCGATGGTGGTGATTCCGGTCTGGTGGCCGCTGTATTGA
- the ldh2 gene encoding L-lactate dehydrogenase codes for MRKTSQGLSNKVSIVGMGSVGTAIAYACLIRGSAGALALYDINAKKVRAELLDLNHGSQFVPHCPTIGSDDIGITAGSRIIIVTAGAKQDEGQTRLDLATTNVAMAQSLTPQLLEQSPDAVIVFVTNPVDVVTYAAVEAVGTDDGRIFGSGTVLDSSRFRYLIAQRADLAVANVHGFIVGEHGDSQIPLWSSVSIGGVPAEKFRIDGTVVFDEPTRNEISAAVVNAAYEVIAGKGATSLAIGLSTARIIEAILYDQHRVLPVSTVQRGVYEITDVCLSLPTVVTAAGAGRVLEVPLSVSELLSLQGSAATLKQAQTSLGL; via the coding sequence ATGAGGAAGACATCGCAAGGGCTGTCGAACAAGGTCAGCATCGTCGGGATGGGCAGCGTCGGCACCGCGATCGCCTACGCCTGCCTGATCCGGGGCTCCGCGGGTGCCCTGGCGCTCTATGACATCAACGCCAAGAAGGTCCGCGCCGAACTGCTCGACCTCAACCACGGCAGCCAGTTCGTACCTCACTGCCCCACCATCGGCTCTGATGACATCGGCATCACCGCCGGTTCGAGGATCATCATCGTCACGGCAGGCGCCAAACAAGACGAGGGGCAGACCCGACTGGACTTGGCGACCACCAATGTGGCGATGGCGCAATCGTTGACGCCACAGCTGCTCGAACAGTCACCCGACGCGGTCATCGTGTTCGTCACCAACCCGGTCGACGTCGTCACCTACGCCGCGGTCGAGGCGGTGGGCACTGACGATGGCCGGATATTCGGGTCCGGGACGGTGTTGGATTCCAGCAGGTTCCGCTATCTGATCGCTCAGCGGGCTGACCTCGCCGTCGCCAATGTGCACGGCTTCATCGTGGGCGAACACGGCGATTCGCAGATCCCGCTGTGGTCGAGCGTGTCGATCGGCGGGGTGCCTGCCGAGAAGTTCCGCATCGACGGCACTGTGGTGTTCGACGAACCGACCCGTAACGAGATATCGGCGGCCGTCGTCAATGCGGCGTACGAGGTCATCGCCGGTAAAGGCGCGACGAGCCTGGCCATCGGACTGTCGACCGCCCGGATCATCGAGGCGATCCTCTACGACCAACACCGGGTGTTGCCGGTGTCGACCGTGCAGCGCGGCGTCTATGAGATCACCGATGTCTGCCTGTCATTGCCGACGGTCGTGACGGCCGCGGGTGCGGGCCGGGTGCTCGAAGTGCCGCTGTCGGTCTCCGAACTGCTCAGCTTGCAGGGTTCTGCGGCGACCCTCAAGCAGGCGCAGACGTCGCTGGGTCTGTAG
- a CDS encoding putative transmembrane protein — translation MGGPQIYAVGDVVVGRTEVDMTERDLSVDFYRVSAIGLVVVGHWLAASATYHDGEFGLQNLLEELPWTQWLTLLFQVIPAFFLMAGYASAVSWSRRQNAGVEPPQTWLRYRLSRTLGPTAAYVAAVLIVVLVLLGIGVGSSKLAFGGWAVAYHLWFLVTFVLVILATPAAMAADNRWGLAVPAALAIAVGAIDVAYIGADVPYVGYLNYVLGWAVSYQLGIAWRSGRLAGYRPLALGGVSAVVLTVLLAWGPYPVSMIGIPGEDLQNTAPPSLALVAFAAAQAGLLLAAAPFIDRGLKRIRAQRPLAAANSAVMGLYLWHMVPVVIVALAGYPTGLLPQPPLGTSEWWLVRLVWVVAISIVAVVLMTLLWWQRALFAAPLPSVVIPLGGRWGSAALFAGALIASAATLLFTVNGFAPDGRFPLLATLLFGAGAVLVALTPRDRGSTDESTTDPATSAPA, via the coding sequence ATGGGTGGGCCGCAGATATATGCCGTGGGCGATGTCGTGGTAGGGCGCACGGAGGTGGATATGACCGAACGTGACTTGTCCGTGGATTTCTATCGCGTCTCGGCCATAGGACTTGTCGTGGTTGGGCATTGGCTTGCTGCGTCTGCGACCTATCACGACGGTGAATTCGGTCTGCAGAACCTGCTGGAGGAGTTGCCGTGGACGCAGTGGCTGACGTTGCTGTTCCAGGTGATCCCCGCCTTCTTCCTGATGGCTGGTTACGCGAGCGCGGTCTCATGGTCGCGTCGGCAGAATGCCGGGGTGGAGCCGCCGCAAACGTGGTTGCGGTACCGGCTGTCGAGGACGCTGGGTCCGACTGCGGCGTACGTGGCAGCGGTGTTGATCGTGGTGCTGGTACTGCTCGGAATCGGTGTGGGCAGTTCGAAGTTGGCGTTCGGCGGGTGGGCGGTCGCCTACCACCTGTGGTTCCTGGTCACCTTCGTGCTCGTGATCTTGGCGACGCCTGCGGCGATGGCCGCCGACAACCGATGGGGGCTTGCCGTGCCGGCCGCGTTGGCCATCGCGGTCGGCGCCATCGACGTCGCCTACATCGGCGCCGACGTACCCTACGTCGGCTATCTCAACTATGTGCTGGGTTGGGCGGTGAGTTATCAACTCGGAATCGCTTGGCGCAGCGGTAGGTTGGCGGGATACCGACCGCTAGCGCTGGGAGGGGTCTCGGCCGTTGTGCTGACGGTGCTGCTCGCGTGGGGCCCGTATCCGGTCAGCATGATCGGCATTCCGGGCGAGGACCTGCAGAACACCGCTCCGCCCTCCCTGGCTTTGGTGGCGTTCGCCGCGGCTCAAGCCGGGCTTCTCCTGGCCGCCGCACCGTTCATCGATCGTGGGCTCAAGAGGATCCGCGCGCAGCGTCCGCTGGCGGCTGCCAACAGCGCGGTGATGGGGCTGTACTTGTGGCATATGGTGCCCGTCGTCATCGTGGCACTGGCCGGGTATCCGACGGGGCTCCTGCCTCAACCGCCTCTCGGCACCTCCGAATGGTGGCTGGTTCGCCTGGTCTGGGTTGTGGCGATTTCCATTGTGGCGGTGGTGCTGATGACGTTGCTGTGGTGGCAGCGAGCATTGTTCGCCGCGCCGTTGCCCTCCGTTGTGATACCGCTCGGTGGACGCTGGGGTTCCGCGGCCTTGTTCGCCGGGGCGTTGATCGCGTCGGCCGCCACGCTGTTGTTCACGGTCAACGGCTTTGCGCCCGATGGGCGTTTTCCGCTGCTCGCCACGCTGCTGTTCGGTGCCGGTGCGGTGTTGGTCGCCCTCACGCCCCGCGACCGCGGCTCCACCGACGAGTCGACTACAGACCCAGCGACGTCTGCGCCTGCTTGA
- the ctpF gene encoding P-type ATPase, translocating codes for MAGQYPNMAETTAPTEDDLDSALAHSRSAAEVLALLGSSPDGLDGDIARERLAVYGANKLPEKKPRPAVLRYFAHFNNVLIYILIAAGVLKAILNEWVDCVVIISVAVINASVGFIQEGRAQRALDSIRGMLSVSAQVRRDGDWEKVDAQMLVPGDVVRIGSGDRIPADMRLLEVANLRVEESALTGESLPAKKDVGQVGADAGLGDRMSMVYSGTIVAAGAGTGVVTATGTSTEIGRIQSLIADVATIDTPLTRKLSRFGRQLSVAILSMAAVMLIIGKLLHQFSVSDLITAAIGFAVAAIPEGLPAVVTITLALGVQQMARRKAITRKLPAVEALGAVNVICSDKTGTLTQNEMTARTVVTARHRFDVTGTGYRPEGGIELDGAPVAPDDYPDLAAVLTTMAVCNDARLHEVDGQWRVVGDPTEGALRTLTQKAGLDDAHWPRLGVVPFESVNKLMITLNATPGGERYLYVKGAPDRLLDRSATQAGPMSAEPLDRPLWEARIDELSDQGLRVLAAARRPADADIPDLDDVSAGLEFLGVVGIVDPPRPEAISAIATCHTAGIQVTMITGDHAGTARAIAREMGIVATGEEPRVVTGAELEAMSQTRLRQVADDVDVYARTSPEHKLRIVSALQAQGKVVAMTGDGVNDAPALTRADIGVAMGIKGTEATKEAAGIVLADDNFATIARAVEEGRRIYDNIRKSVLFMLPTNGAQSLIILVAILLGFSLPLEPVQILWINMVTSVTLSLALVFEKAEEGLMERPPRTAGQALVNRADLAMISLVSVLVAGATLAEFFVARAGGYPLAVAQTAAVNMLALGQLAYLLNCRFVTSSSLRPQVFRGNPWVWRMAGAMIVLQIVFTYAPFMNTWFHSAPITFRGWAVAIALSITVFLTIEAAKWVGRRYMPWAMSW; via the coding sequence GACGGGCTCGACGGGGACATCGCGCGCGAGCGCCTGGCCGTCTACGGCGCGAACAAACTTCCGGAGAAGAAGCCGCGGCCTGCTGTTCTTCGGTACTTCGCACACTTCAACAACGTCCTGATCTACATCCTGATCGCGGCAGGCGTGCTCAAAGCCATCCTCAACGAGTGGGTGGACTGCGTGGTGATCATCTCCGTCGCGGTGATCAACGCATCGGTCGGTTTCATCCAGGAAGGCAGGGCTCAACGGGCGCTCGACAGTATCCGGGGGATGTTGTCCGTCTCCGCACAAGTGCGCCGCGACGGGGACTGGGAGAAGGTGGACGCACAGATGTTGGTTCCCGGCGATGTCGTGCGCATCGGGTCGGGCGACAGGATCCCGGCCGATATGCGTCTGCTCGAGGTGGCGAATCTGCGGGTGGAGGAATCGGCGCTCACCGGTGAATCCCTGCCTGCCAAGAAGGATGTCGGACAAGTCGGCGCGGACGCCGGTCTCGGTGATCGCATGTCGATGGTGTACTCGGGCACGATCGTCGCGGCGGGGGCCGGTACCGGCGTCGTCACCGCCACCGGCACCAGCACTGAGATCGGCCGCATCCAGTCGCTGATCGCCGACGTCGCGACCATCGACACACCGCTGACCCGCAAGCTGTCTCGGTTCGGCCGTCAACTGTCGGTCGCCATCTTAAGCATGGCCGCGGTGATGCTGATCATCGGCAAGCTGCTGCACCAGTTCTCGGTGAGCGACTTGATCACGGCGGCAATAGGTTTCGCCGTCGCCGCCATTCCGGAGGGGCTGCCCGCCGTCGTCACGATCACGCTGGCCCTTGGTGTGCAGCAGATGGCGCGCCGAAAAGCGATCACCCGAAAGCTGCCGGCCGTCGAGGCGCTCGGCGCGGTCAACGTCATCTGCTCGGACAAGACGGGAACACTCACCCAGAACGAGATGACCGCGCGCACCGTGGTGACCGCGCGCCACCGGTTCGACGTCACCGGCACCGGCTACCGCCCCGAGGGCGGCATCGAACTCGACGGCGCGCCGGTCGCGCCCGACGACTATCCGGACCTGGCGGCGGTGTTGACGACGATGGCCGTCTGTAACGACGCGCGGCTGCACGAGGTCGACGGGCAGTGGCGGGTGGTGGGTGACCCGACCGAGGGTGCGCTGCGCACGTTGACGCAAAAGGCCGGGCTCGACGACGCGCACTGGCCCCGGCTCGGTGTGGTGCCGTTCGAGTCGGTCAACAAGTTGATGATCACCCTCAACGCGACTCCGGGCGGTGAGCGCTACCTCTACGTCAAGGGTGCACCGGATCGGCTTCTCGACCGGTCCGCCACCCAGGCGGGCCCGATGTCCGCTGAGCCCCTCGACCGCCCACTCTGGGAGGCGCGCATCGACGAGCTCAGTGACCAAGGGCTACGGGTACTGGCCGCCGCTCGTCGACCTGCGGATGCGGACATTCCGGACCTCGACGACGTCAGCGCCGGACTGGAATTCCTGGGCGTCGTCGGCATCGTCGATCCGCCTCGGCCAGAAGCGATCTCGGCCATCGCGACCTGCCATACCGCGGGTATCCAGGTCACGATGATCACCGGCGACCACGCCGGTACCGCTCGCGCCATCGCTCGCGAAATGGGCATCGTCGCAACCGGTGAAGAGCCGCGCGTGGTCACCGGAGCTGAGTTGGAGGCCATGAGCCAGACCCGGCTGCGGCAGGTGGCCGACGACGTCGATGTCTACGCACGCACCAGCCCGGAGCACAAACTGCGCATCGTGAGCGCCCTGCAGGCGCAGGGCAAGGTGGTCGCGATGACCGGGGACGGCGTCAACGACGCACCGGCGCTCACCCGCGCCGACATCGGCGTGGCGATGGGCATCAAGGGCACCGAAGCCACCAAGGAGGCCGCGGGAATCGTCCTGGCCGACGACAACTTCGCAACCATCGCGCGGGCCGTCGAAGAAGGCAGGCGGATCTACGACAACATCCGCAAATCCGTGTTGTTCATGCTGCCAACCAACGGCGCGCAATCGCTGATCATCCTGGTCGCGATTCTGCTGGGATTCTCGCTCCCGCTGGAGCCGGTGCAGATCCTGTGGATCAACATGGTCACGTCCGTGACCTTGTCGCTCGCGCTGGTTTTCGAGAAAGCCGAAGAGGGCCTCATGGAGCGCCCGCCCCGCACAGCCGGCCAGGCGCTGGTGAACCGGGCTGACCTCGCGATGATCTCGTTGGTGTCGGTACTGGTCGCAGGCGCGACGCTCGCGGAGTTCTTCGTCGCGCGGGCGGGCGGGTACCCACTGGCCGTCGCCCAGACCGCCGCGGTGAACATGTTGGCCCTCGGCCAGCTGGCATACCTGCTCAACTGCCGGTTCGTCACCTCGTCAAGCCTTCGACCCCAGGTGTTTCGGGGCAACCCATGGGTATGGCGGATGGCCGGCGCCATGATCGTACTGCAGATCGTGTTCACCTACGCACCGTTCATGAACACCTGGTTCCATTCGGCACCGATCACATTCCGGGGATGGGCGGTCGCAATCGCGTTGTCCATCACGGTCTTTCTGACCATCGAGGCAGCCAAATGGGTGGGCCGCAGATATATGCCGTGGGCGATGTCGTGGTAG